ATGAGATCACGGAAGCTTGCAATTCAgctaacttttcttttgaaatttcacaGGTATTCAATCAATCTTTGATTTCGGTTTTCGGTCTGATGTTCGCTGATTATTTAAATACTCTCGGAGAGAATGCGTTCGGTGCAGCATTGGTGATGAATATTTGCAAcgtttctttgaatttttcaggTACTCTTAGATGCACACTCATCAAAACGTCTGGAGTGAGATAAACcttttgtgtattttgaagGTTTGTTTACGGGACCTATTATCAAAAAGTTCAATGCCCGGAAGGCGTCTATATTGGGAAGCTTACTGACCGGTGGCGCACTGGCGGCATGTTCTTATGCCACCAGCATGTGGCAGATCATTTTATCGTACGGTGTAGTGTTTGGATTCGGACTCGGGTTGATACAGTCATCCACATTCGTAGCCATTAACTCGTATTTTCGATACAGCAAGGGAAAAGCAGTTGGATTGGCACTTGCCGGTACGGGTGCGGGTCAAATTCTTATGCCACTATTGGTACAGTTTCTGCTAGATAATTACGATTTTCGAGGAGCGACTTTAATCATTGGAGGATTGGCTTTCAACGGTGTAAGTACAGGAATAGTTTGTCCCTTTGAaattaaagtttcatttttacaaaattttccagGTAGTTGGAGCATCACTTCTGCAACCGGTTGAGTGGCACGTAAAACAGGCCAGCGAAAATGTTGCTGAAAATCAACCTCTTTTGGCAAGCCCTCGCAATTCACCAAACGACTGCAAAAAGCAGGATAGTGGATGGTCAAAACTGGCCGCCTTAATGGACGTCGCAATTCTGAAGAACGTTTCATTCCTGAATCTTATCATTGGTTTAGGATTGGCCTATACAGCCTCTATCAATTTCTCactattttttccatattttttgcaGGTAGTCAACATATTTCTAATGTTTTATGAAAGCATTtactaattcaaaattttcagaaaacagCTCAGCTCAATATGGTGCATGCGGCCTATTGCATGACGATCCTTTCCACAACTGATCTTTTGACACGTGTAACGGTTCCAGCATTTGTTGATAAGATGAAGTTTACCCACCGGAATACGTTCCTCATGGCTGGCTTATGCCTCGTTATAGCCCGATCGGTGATGGCTGAAATGCGAAATCTCATAGCACTGATGATTACGTCGGCCTTCTATGGGATATTCCGATCGATAACGATCGTCAATCAGAATCTAACCATAGCGGAGTATTGTGGAGAAAATGGATTGGAATCGATGCTGCCTAATGCGCTAGGTTTCAATATGATCACCAAGGGTGTTCTGGTTCTTAGCCTGGGTCAACTTTTAGGGTGGTTTGCCGATTTCACCGGAAGTTATTCACTTAATTTACATGCGCAGAATCTTCTACTCGTGTCGACGTGCATTCTCTGGCTTTGTGAGATGTTCTTCAAACATAAAGATACCGACAAATTTGCTGACAATAAACCTGTGGCTCATGCATACACTCGAGTTTAGTAAATCTTGCTTAATTATTTCTTGGTTTAGGTAATTGTGAAATAATATCCACAACtacatacaaaatttgagatcCATTTTCCATTATCATTGCATAGTAGCGTTCCATGAGAGGTTTTTTTGTGATGGAAGGTGTGTGCGTGTGATCTTATCTCAGctgtcacattttttttccgGCGCGCTGTTGACCATGTCTGCTGCTGCACATGTGTCAAGTTTGAGTTTCTCTTAACAAATGAAACAAACCGTCAGTCGACTCCTTCTTTTATAACTTTCGTTggctggaaaaaacaaaaatcatcaagTGGCGGGGcgtccaagttttttttcattttcgaatagccaatcaacgttaagcaggcttggtatgtcttttaagaaagatgtctctgaaagaggcgtttttcgtgacgcgagatccacTCGCGGATTTCAAATTACCCCCCtatatagtgttgccgtaagacgtaattctacgtcaaaaacattcctttctgttggattttttcatcatttagcCTGAAATTTACGTTGAGTTTTATCAACACTTTAATAATGTTGCATCGCattataggatttttttttctcaaaatgaaaATCCGTTTTTCAAGCTTTTAGAGATTTTGATGTTATCAGATAAATAGTTGTTTCATATTATCCAATGTTCCTAAAAAGCAGATTGTATTTAAGTCTGGTAAACAGTCATTCTTCTCAATTTATTTTGGCAGAATAGCTTGTTCATCTAAtaattttctcaattattttctGCCACGTATTACCTTGAAAAACTGCTGCAGCCCACCAATTTCGTTGTAGCCATTCGTCTGTTCTATCAAATTCTTCACTATCGGCGATTTTTTACTTCCCTCTAATTAAACTGATAACTTCTTTCCAACCTGCTGGGAATTTCACATTTTACCGCAATTCTACTATAAAACATTCTCTAATCAAAATCGCGAAAACACGTTTATTCACgtgaaaaacattttcagaATGATGCCGGCAGCAGATGTCCGAAAGATTGAGAACCACCTTAacgaaactgttcgaattttAGCTATTCGCGAAGCTCGCGATGAGTGCCGTGTACAACCATGAAATTACAGGATttgaaaataacacaaaaaaaactggcCGCCGCGTAACGTCATTTGAAAATTCCGCTTCGAAAAAGGGTGCGCGAGATTAGTTAAAGTAATTGTAAACGGAATAATTGGGAGGATTTGTAGCGGTTTTAATCCTTGttcgttgaaaatttcataaggtAAGCATTCGATACATTTTCACAGCAGAGGTTATATTTGTTTGGTCGTTAAATTCTAATTAGGATGGACAATTTCGACGACTTATCCAACGAGCAGCTTCGATTGAAGCTGCTCGAATATGGCTTGGCCAACATGCCCGTCACCCAGACCACCCGtaaagttttgattaaaaagctgaaaaatcatattgaGAACAGCAACACTAAAGTACGCCGTGAAACGATTCATGTCACAAAATACTCTTCGGATGAGGATGGAGAAAATGGTGTTTCTGAAGAACCGAAGAAACCGGTTGCGAAGAAGGAAACGAACCGGCGGGCTACCATTGGGGGTTCAGCTGCTAAGCTCTCGAAAACACTACCGGTTCTTCCGAAATTACCGCCCCCGTCAGAAAAGCCACCGGTTGTGCAGGAACAACCTATTGAACCGTCTCAGAAGCGTCGATCCGGAAGGACAACTCCGATACTGAGCCGAGAAGAAGCTCCCGTTGTTGCTGCTCCGAAAGAATCGGCAATTTTGGAAAACTCGGATGACGACGAAGAAATGCCCCTAACTCAACTGACTCGTCGATTCGACCGTAAATCTAAATCCAAAAGTCCTTCTTTGAGTCGCGCCGAAATGGTTACCACATCGTACGTTCAAGTTTCTGCCCAGCCGGCAATCACCGAGGAAATGGAAATCGATTTGACCGAATCAACGGACGAAATTGTCGAACCTCCAACTCCGGTGTATGAACCTGAAATTCCTCAACCAAAAACTCGTCCTATGGCCAGAACCCCACCGCGGGAACCGAGACACAGATCGTCTGTTGATATAGAAATTAGCAACGTTAACAAGCGTACAACCATTGGACCCAGCACAATTTCGACAGGTTCGTTTTCTTACTTTCTCATTGAAATAagtattcattttaacaattccAAAATATTTCAGGATACTCCTCATCATTTGGTCGCCCCTCGGTTGCTTCTCCCATCGTTGTCCCGAACCGCGAGGAGGTAAACTACAACCCAACGGATTCACCGTATTTGAGCGAGTTTACCAAACGCTTGTCCCGACTCAAGGCTGAATCTGCGCAGATCAACGCTGTCCGGGATCATCCGATTAGACGTACTATTGCATCCAGCTATGCCTCTCCATCCCGGGGAGATGGCAATGACTACGTCCAGTCTCGATTGGCTACAATGCGTGGTGGCCCTGCAGCTGGTACCGCCAACAATAAGGGCGAGATCCGTGCATCTCTGCAGCAGGTAATCCTTGCGCTGGATCAGAAGTACTCCATCCGGAAAGCCTTCTTCCTGTTGATCGTAGCGATGATTGttgttttcttgtttgttttctTCTTTATGTAAGCTACAATACGAgcacttatttttatttccatgaacaaaataatatctaTTACCAAGAACTCAGTCGATTACATCACGGACTAACTGCATTGGTTTGtggtttttcttttaatattattttttaatcccGTTAATGAGACTTCCTTTGTAATTGTGGAATATATTTAAGCAATAACATGTTGAACtaatttcagtttcagttttgtgAGATATCACTTCCAATACAATTTGGTGCCGTAACGGCTCGAtctcttaaaaatattaaaaacaggtTATCAATCAGTTTGCTTCTACCCTTCGTCGGAGTCGGATGTTTTCAGCTCTCGATCCTCGATCAAGAGGCAGTGATTTCTTTCCATCGATAACGTGTTGTAGAGCGCTTGGTGATGAACCAATCACCGGGTTACCATCCAAACCGGACCATTCCGGAATGGATGGATGCCCAAAGTTTACACGGTCGGTTATACTATTTAAAGCTTCAATTGCCTAAAACCCGTTCTTGATTGGACGTTCCATCGAGAATTTTGCGGGTAAAATTGAAGGAGCCTTTTACGAAAAGTCCCGGAATTGGTACGTGCTTAAGATCAGGAACATAACCCAGGAAGACAGCTGACAACGTTAACTACCCTCTAAGATAGTACACCGATTATGATAGGTCGTCATCCAAGCCTAAATCAACGGAAATTAGTGGTCACCTGCCGAGAAGTGGATGGAATTGAAGATAAAATACTGCTGGAAGAATTATCCTCTCAAAAAATCATCGACGTTCGctgcataacaaaaaaaaaccaatacagTGATCATAGGAACATCAACGTTGATTTTAAATATCAACAGCACCATTATCCCGGAATTTATCCATTTCGGACACCTTCGTGTTGGCAGCCTCTATTATGCCGACAATATTTGCAATACGGTCACCCTAAAAGCCGTTGCAAAAATCTGTTGGCTTCCAAAAATTGCTCCCGAAATCAGGATAGTGCCAATTGCCAGCACCGATAAAAATATTCCGATCAACGAAGCCCGACGAATGATACACACGAACGGCAGCACCACCAGCTACGCGAAGGCAGTTAAAGTCAACCAGAAACAATAGATTGCAACACATCAGCAACAagataagaaaaagaaaaatcaaaccaaCAGACGAGCCTGAACCAAAAAAGAATGCTAGAACGCTCTTCCTGCAACCTCGGCGAAAGAAGTTGTTCGTGAAAAAATGGTAACACGCTCTACCCGATAAGTCGTGACGTGCAATATAACATATACTTAATTAAAAGTGACCCTCGGcaaattattacttttatacTAAAGTTAAATGCTTGAtaaacgttaatttttttttaaaaaaaggtcatcaatgTGTATGAAATACCTTACTAAAAGCATAAAACTGCTGCTACACGTTTTCTGGCGTACGCCCTGCGAGCCAAGCGCTTGATGGCTGGTTTTTCGCGGTATAGGCACTTCAAACAGAGTTCACTGTTGGACGCACTACCTATTTCTCTTAATCAGAGATCGAGTATTTGCCAAACACTAAACCTTATAGTGAGCACGCATCTTATATCATCAACTCTTAATTTTGTCGAAACGTTTTAGAGGTATGAACAAGGTTCAAGCTTACAAGCCGTTACCCAGAATTCATGAACACAAGTTGAGGAAAAGTTCAATAAGGCGAAGGACTAACTGGCATGCCGAGTTCAGAAGGGTTATGAAGAAATGCTGCTTTGTCTAGAATACAACGAGCATAACCTTTTCATTACACCGATGAGGAAATCTGCTGTGGAGCTTCCCATCCTCCTCGCCAAAATGATCGGAAGACGCTACCGGATGTGATACATCACCTAAGCGGACAGAACGGAACGCTGCAGCATGtcagtaaaatttaaatttattccagATACGTAAGATTCTAGTTTCCTCTAAGATTTATAGTTTTCTGTACTATCACCTACTAGTGTTGTGTGATTTGATCTGatgtttttttgtcttcttcgaTTGGTTTGCTACCCGCAAATTTTTAACGGTAcacttcaaaaatattgtaatttaCCAGTCGTTTACCGGTTTTCTGCCCCGACATCTGGGTAACACACAACGTACTTATGTGCGATGTTTTCTATATGCGATATATTACTGACTTGTGGGGTGCTTCAGCACATTTCTAAGTTATCCTGTTCCATTCTTCTATTATAGGTATCACCACCAACAGTTCCACTCTTGGAAGAGTCTTTCAATCTTTTCGGATTTGTATAATTTAGAATAATAAATAGTGCTATTTTGCTAAATTATGCTCAACTGTCCTAAGACAGCTTgataaagaaattatttttatagtaaataaacaacacaaaaaaaactgactaaTGATCACAATGAGTTGAATTGGGTAGTAATTCGTCGTTTAAAAATAATACGCGTTACACAAGAATATTTACAATCACGACCACCCATCAAGAGCTCCCCCTTTCTAATATCTCATAACAGTTAACTTTCAGCGTAGTCCTTACCTATTGTAACACCCCGTCTTATTTGGTGACCGGTATCTTCTCCAGAAAGTCCAATGATAGGACCTTCTCGATCTCTTCCAGGCACGCTTTAGTGTCCTTCTCGGTGTCGGCCGTGTAGGAAATGTGCGATGGCCACCGCATCGACAGGGTTGAGAAAAAGCTGTACAGATCCTGCAGGGTGTTGATGGCTTGGCAGGTCAGCATGATGTGGCTACCCTTGTGGGTTTGAGGTTTCTGCAGATAAATGTAAGATGAGTGTTCATGAGAATTTATAGGATGTTAAAGGTTGTAAGAGTGCTTTACCGGTGAATGTGATGTGTACCGGAAATCCATCAACTGCGATATTCTAGTAACGTGGGGAATGAAGGCAACACTTTTGGCATCATCACTTCGACCCGGTTTGATGAAATACTCATTCTGGCTGCTTACAAATGCCCATCGGTAcctgttaaaaaattgtatattgCATTACATTTAAAAGTGTCTCGAAAAATGGAAAACATACATTTGAAAATGAGGCAAAATGGTGGCCGGAAGGACACATCCCAGCTCCAACAGTTTGGCCGTTTCCAGCTGTACCATGCGCCAATGTGGGTGGCCATAGGAGTACAGTCCGTTGTTGGTATTAGTCACCCAAGCCGTATCCAGTCCGGACAGCATGCGAATGTGTTGACTGTAAAATAGAAAGCATGATGACGTGAGTTCTAAATTTAAAAGGTTGTTTAATGTCAACTGTTTGTAATAGCGTAGAAATTTCGGTTTGAATTTGATAACGCTACTAGGGAGCATCAAGTCCGAAGCGGAGAAGCTCTGACGTGGGTATCTTACCTCGATTGGGACCTTAACGAACGTGCGAAAACATTGGAGAGAGAGAGGGaaagacaaaaaacaaacaggAGATCAAATGTTTGATCGGTTCTTGATACTGTCGAAGGTTTAATACAAACAACTTAGCTACAGATTGAAGCACTACGAAAGGCGATTGATAAGTAGATTTAGAGAGGGTCTATGAAATTATACAGTGATAATGTGTTGTGTCAAATGGGAGCAGAAACTCTACACTAGGACCtattaaaagaatttattattaaacAGCTTGATAGAAGCCAAACAAAAAGGAAGCTTAAcggagaaaataaagaaaatcttcAGTTTGAGAGAAATTTTGGTATGAACATACCTGAATTCCTCGGTATCGGTCATCAGCTCCTGCTCGATCGATAGGAACACTTGCACCATTTCGGCGATGATAATCGGCCACAGGCTTGTCACGTGGTCAGCCGACATTCGCAGCAACAGCACTCGGAAACAGAGGAAAACGGCCGACTGTATCAACGGGACAACCTGAGGTAGCCGCAAACTGTTGGCAAgttgttctacgaaaaaaataacttttaattgcgatttccatttaaaaaaatgtcattggGTTTACCTTGAATTTCCGGCATATACTTGTGGTACTGATCATTCTCACTGCAAAAAATTACGAAGGCCAGCCGCTTCAGAAGCAATGCTCGCTGTTCGTATTCCTGCTCCTTGGAAGTAAATATGTTTAGCGTTCCAGTTTGTGCTAGTGGCAAGCGATCTGTaatgacaaaacagacaaaaatgtttaatcaaatttgtttttttaaatcatttcaaCAGGTCGAAGCTTACTCATAAGATCTCTAAAAGTGGTATTATCACAGGTCATCAAACTATCCAAGATAGTTTTCCAGTACGGCAAACACCGGCTATCGAATTGGAAGAACGTTCCATCGAGCAGCAGGTCGAGAACGTCTTTTCGCCACGCCTTGCGGGTATACTGGAATAAAAAGGACAGAAATTAATATACCAAGTTAGTTTGGGAGCAGATAGCTTAACACACCTGATAGGTGCTCAAACTGGCCAGCAGATTCGAGCAAGCATGGAACGTCGGGATGTTTTTAACGGTGTGGGTTTTCAGGTAAGGCACGATGTTGTACATGACCCCGGTTACGATCGTTGTCACCTTGTCCTTTTCCTGGGAGCTGAAGGCTACATCGAGCAGCGGAGCGAGGATGGACGCTAAgatctgaaaattaaaagaaaaacatcaGTACCTAATGGCTATAATCAACAGTCGCCGAACTTACCGATTGCGCCTGAATCGAGTAATGCTGATTGGATGGTATCAACAGCCCATCTTTGGTGCTCTCGATCGAGCTGAATTCCTCTTTGACCGAGAGGTTTCGCCGCAGCCATGTTGTCTGCTCCAAACAGGATCCTGCAACGTTCGAGATAGCTTCCACTAGGCGGGACGTGACATCGTGCAGATCTCGCAAGTCTTTTTTGTCGCTGAAAGGGATGTTGGGGCATCGCTGAACGAACTCATTCAGAATCGAAAGGGCAACGAATTGGGCCGGAATTTGCAGCGACAGGCAGTCTTTCAGTAAGGCGTACAACGAACTCCAGCAGTCATTGAACTGTGTCTGGGAGACGCTTTTCAGGTAGAAGAAGAGTAGCTCGAGAGCACTAACTTCTAGATTTAAACCAACAGGTGGTTGATAAATTTGTGGAGGCGTCTTAATGACCTGGTGCATTGTTTGAATGAACGAATCGACGGACATAATACGAATACCAGAAATCAGCTTTACCAGGAGCAGTTGATTTTCGTTAGCTTGCGGCAGAGCCTTGGTCATTACCTCGAAGAAGTCATTATCGGGATCCGTTGAAGAGGTGCTTTCTTGCGAATTTAAAGTATCGCTGCTTCTCTCGTACCAAGCAACCGAAATCGCGGCCAAAAAGTTCGTTCCATAATGTAATGAAATAGGACTTAAAAATTCGAGCAGTTGATGCTTGACGTGACGGAATTCGCTGATGCTAGTTTCCCAAAGGGTAGCAATTGTAATAATTATCCGGGGAATATGACTTAGGATTGCATTCTTCGCAACCTCTTGATGGCTGTTTTTGGCTTGATTTACATTTAACAGAGAAGAGGACAGAAAGACATTTACTATACTGTTGATAAGTTGTCCAGAATTTGAAACGGGTGAGGTAAACCCATTGCCTGAGGCGTTGAAAACATTAGCCAGAGATATTTGCTGCGAGCTGTCCAGCAGGCAGTAATGCGATAATACTGTAATGGCTTCTAGCTGGGCGACGATGTAATCCGTGCATTGATTCATAATACGGTCTCGTTTGGTAACTTTGTCGAGATTAGCGCAAATTTGATGAATTATGCTTATCACAATATTGGTCAGATTATTCAACGGTAGACACGTCAAGCAGGACGTCACCATATCGGTCCAGTTTTTGTGtatatgtttcaatttttcggACTGAAGTGCCGAAAGCATAGCCGAGAGGAACATGGGCTGTTGACTCACCAATTGGTTCGGGATATATTTGTAGATACGTTTGTTTTCCGGAGCTGGCCGAGTTGGCGAATTGCTAGAGAGGACATTTTTTATCCCTTCATTGAAACGTTCATCATTTCGTTGAATCATTATTTCATGTTCCAGCTTGATGACAGAGAGCATTAGGTTCAGTAACTCTATTTGGTACGCTTCTGCATAGAGCCGAGAGTTTTCGGGATCATTGAATACAAGAACTTCCTCCGAATAAGTGTAGCACTGAGGCGATGTGAAATAGTTTACCGATGATGTAATACAGTAGAGCATGATTTTCTGCACTTTGCATTTCTCCATCAAGTCAGCAATATAATTTGCGAGATTTTTGCCAACATCTTTAACTATCGACAGAAGTTCtgtaaatatttttgtcatgaGTTTAATACATTCCAGTTGAATCTTAGAGTTTCCATTGATATCATCCTTTGATGGTTGAATCTTCTGATCTTCATCTTTTTGATAGTAGCTTCTGGTGTAGTACAGCAAAATCGTAACAATCACTTCCAGGTACATACAGCCTCTGTACAAACTTTGGTATTCTACTTCATCCTGCCCATTGGAGAATCCTTTTCCGGTTGCGTTCCTATGATGTCGCACCAACAAGGATCGAATTTGGCTACTGGAGACGGACGTAGTAACCGAAAGGCACAAAAAGAACCGGCTATCATTGGCCAATATGTTTTTTAACGTTTCtaacgtgtacaaaatttgtttCGTATTGAAAATGCTCTCGTAGATTAGGAAATGGCTATGGAATGGGTACAGTTTCGATGAATTCCTCCAACTTTTCCGTCGACCGAAGCTAAACAAATCGCCCTCTCTAACACTTCGATTACTGTCCTTGCTGTTGCTGGAACTTCTTTGTGAATCACCACCAAAAACGCTGCCACTGGAAGGCGTCTCCGAAGTAGCTCCAGCCGTAGTAGTGATCGAATCTCCTGGTGCACCCACCCCAAACACAATCTCCGAATCACCATTCGTCAGTATGGTGGCCGACGAGTTTGAAGCGAATGAATAATTTAGATTCTTCTCAGAAACTGACGACGCAAAACCTTCATCATCTGGCATCCCACTGACCCCACCAGTTCCACCTCCCAAGTTGCTAGAAGAAATTAGAtacgtttttcgatttttaaaccGATCACCTGAACGACTAACAAAGTCCACTATCGGCCCATCTTCTACGTACCGTTTAACCGTTTCCGAGTCGTAGAAACCGGTGGCCGTGGTCGATCGACTGTAATTACTGTCACTCAATCTTCCCTTCTTCCGCTCGAAGTCACCATCCGTACCCTCATCGATATCGGATGTGGATCGATGAAATTCTTTCTTATCCAAACCATTCTGTAGCATACTTGAATCGTTCCCCGTTTGCTCACAATCTATCAATCCCGTCGAATTTGACCGATTTCGGATATGACCGTGGGTGTTGGTCGGCGTATTTTTGCCGCTCAGCTCCGACTCCAATGGATTTATTATCACAGAAATTTTCGTATAACTATCATCAAGGGCAGCAGTCGAGGCAACTTCCTTGGCGCTATCATTAGTTATGTAGTTCGACACCTGATTACTATTCGATTTGGAACCGATAGCGACTCCAAATATTTTCTTGTGGATTGTTCTAATAGGGCTTCGCTTCTTACTAAGCACATTATCCATATGGTAGCGAATGCATCCATCTTCTGAGCTCACAGCGAAGCATTCCCGATCCAAAAACGAATCTCCATCGGCCATCAGATCTTTTTCCCATTCACTTCCCGTATCCGTATCCTGACGGTACCGCTTAGTATGAATTATGCTCATACGTTTAGTACTTTCGTTCAACAGAATTTTAATCATGG
This sequence is a window from Uranotaenia lowii strain MFRU-FL chromosome 3, ASM2978415v1, whole genome shotgun sequence. Protein-coding genes within it:
- the LOC129752070 gene encoding monocarboxylate transporter 12-B, whose protein sequence is MTANRGTAAPDGGFGWVVVAGCAIINVFNQSLISVFGLMFADYLNTLGENAFGAALVMNICNVSLNFSGLFTGPIIKKFNARKASILGSLLTGGALAACSYATSMWQIILSYGVVFGFGLGLIQSSTFVAINSYFRYSKGKAVGLALAGTGAGQILMPLLVQFLLDNYDFRGATLIIGGLAFNGVVGASLLQPVEWHVKQASENVAENQPLLASPRNSPNDCKKQDSGWSKLAALMDVAILKNVSFLNLIIGLGLAYTASINFSLFFPYFLQKTAQLNMVHAAYCMTILSTTDLLTRVTVPAFVDKMKFTHRNTFLMAGLCLVIARSVMAEMRNLIALMITSAFYGIFRSITIVNQNLTIAEYCGENGLESMLPNALGFNMITKGVLVLSLGQLLGWFADFTGSYSLNLHAQNLLLVSTCILWLCEMFFKHKDTDKFADNKPVAHAYTRV
- the LOC129755325 gene encoding otefin; protein product: MDNFDDLSNEQLRLKLLEYGLANMPVTQTTRKVLIKKLKNHIENSNTKVRRETIHVTKYSSDEDGENGVSEEPKKPVAKKETNRRATIGGSAAKLSKTLPVLPKLPPPSEKPPVVQEQPIEPSQKRRSGRTTPILSREEAPVVAAPKESAILENSDDDEEMPLTQLTRRFDRKSKSKSPSLSRAEMVTTSYVQVSAQPAITEEMEIDLTESTDEIVEPPTPVYEPEIPQPKTRPMARTPPREPRHRSSVDIEISNVNKRTTIGPSTISTGYSSSFGRPSVASPIVVPNREEVNYNPTDSPYLSEFTKRLSRLKAESAQINAVRDHPIRRTIASSYASPSRGDGNDYVQSRLATMRGGPAAGTANNKGEIRASLQQVILALDQKYSIRKAFFLLIVAMIVVFLFVFFFM